A genomic segment from Campylobacter sp. MG1 encodes:
- a CDS encoding MetQ/NlpA family ABC transporter substrate-binding protein encodes MKKLIFFTILSLFLNAETIKVGITPYPNAVIMENVKDDLKQLGYDLEVIEFNDYILPNLALNDGELDANMYQHKPFLEDFNESKNTDLVAVANVFLPPMAAYSKKVKDVKDLKDGALIYIPNDPTNESRALDVLEQAGLIKTNKNVKFRSVLDITENPKKLDIKELEAAQVPRTLEECDLAVINTNYALAANLNPIKDSIILEDLNSPYVNVIAVKKGKEEDKKTKALIEVIKTPKIKKILEEQFKGAIIPAF; translated from the coding sequence ATGAAAAAATTGATTTTTTTTACTATTTTAAGTTTATTTTTAAATGCAGAAACCATAAAAGTTGGTATTACACCATATCCAAATGCTGTGATTATGGAAAATGTAAAAGATGATTTAAAACAATTAGGATATGATTTAGAGGTTATTGAATTTAATGATTATATTTTACCTAATCTTGCATTAAATGATGGCGAATTAGATGCTAATATGTATCAACATAAGCCATTTTTAGAGGATTTTAATGAAAGCAAAAATACTGATTTAGTAGCAGTTGCAAATGTTTTTTTACCACCTATGGCAGCATATTCTAAAAAAGTAAAAGATGTAAAAGATTTAAAAGATGGTGCTTTAATTTATATTCCAAATGATCCAACCAATGAGAGTAGGGCATTAGATGTTTTAGAACAAGCTGGTCTTATTAAAACTAATAAAAATGTTAAATTTAGAAGCGTTTTAGATATTACTGAAAATCCTAAAAAATTAGATATAAAAGAATTAGAAGCTGCACAAGTACCAAGAACATTAGAAGAATGTGATTTAGCAGTCATTAATACTAATTATGCACTTGCAGCAAATTTAAATCCTATTAAAGATTCAATTATATTAGAAGATTTGAATAGTCCTTATGTTAATGTTATTGCTGTTAAAAAAGGTAAAGAAGAAGATAAAAAAACTAAAGCATTAATCGAAGTTATAAAAACTCCTAAAATTAAAAAGATTTTAGAAGAACAATTTAAAGGTGCTATTATTCCAGCATTTTAA
- a CDS encoding MetQ/NlpA family ABC transporter substrate-binding protein yields MKKIFSLAACVALSANLFADTITVGATPVPHAEILTEVAKILKEQGHELKIVEFNDYVLPNLAVNDGELDANFFQHKPYLDEFNNQKGTNLVSVQGVHLEPMGAYSKVIKNISELKEKALVYIPNDPTNESRALNILEKAGLIELDKNVELKTPLDITKNPKNLEFKELEAAQLPRALEECDLAVINSNYALAANLNPTKDAVIIESKDSPYVNIVAVKKDNAESDKTKILVKAISDEKIKAFIEEKYKGAIIPSF; encoded by the coding sequence ATGAAAAAAATTTTTAGTTTAGCTGCTTGTGTAGCTTTAAGTGCAAATTTATTTGCTGATACAATTACAGTTGGTGCAACACCAGTTCCACATGCGGAAATTTTAACAGAGGTTGCTAAAATTTTAAAAGAACAAGGTCATGAGCTTAAAATAGTTGAGTTTAATGATTATGTTTTACCAAATTTAGCAGTAAATGATGGTGAATTAGATGCAAATTTCTTTCAACATAAACCATATTTAGATGAATTTAATAATCAAAAAGGTACAAATTTAGTTTCAGTGCAAGGTGTTCATTTAGAACCTATGGGAGCATATTCTAAGGTAATTAAAAATATTAGTGAACTAAAAGAAAAAGCATTAGTTTATATTCCAAATGACCCAACAAATGAAAGTAGAGCTTTAAATATTTTAGAAAAAGCAGGATTGATTGAACTAGATAAAAATGTAGAATTAAAAACTCCACTTGACATTACTAAAAATCCTAAAAATTTGGAATTTAAAGAATTAGAAGCTGCACAATTACCAAGAGCGTTAGAAGAATGTGATTTAGCGGTTATTAACTCAAATTATGCACTTGCAGCGAATTTAAACCCAACAAAAGATGCAGTAATTATTGAAAGTAAAGATAGCCCTTATGTTAATATCGTTGCTGTTAAAAAAGATAATGCAGAAAGTGATAAAACAAAAATTTTAGTAAAAGCAATATCAGATGAAAAAATTAAAGCTTTTATAGAAGAAAAATATAAAGGTGCAATTATACCAAGTTTTTAA
- a CDS encoding methionine ABC transporter permease — translation MNYLEQFFNHYQKILHPALKETLYMSITSTSIGFILGLGLGILLFVTKKDGLYENVKFYRVLDFFVNIVRSFPFLVLIIALIPFTKLLIGKSIGTTAAIVPLTIGVAPFIAKLVQNAFNEVDYGIIEAAKSYGASRLQIIFKVVLYEALPALVNAATLTLIVVIGYSAMAGIVGGGGLGDVANRYGYQRFKTDIMIETVIVLIILVQVVQIWGDFVEKITRKGKNTLLYISIAILIFVCIYSGI, via the coding sequence ATGAATTATTTAGAGCAATTTTTTAATCATTATCAAAAAATTTTACACCCAGCGTTGAAAGAAACATTATATATGAGTATTACGTCTACTAGTATAGGTTTTATTCTTGGTTTGGGTCTTGGAATTTTATTATTTGTAACTAAAAAAGATGGACTATATGAAAATGTTAAATTTTATAGAGTTTTAGATTTTTTTGTAAATATAGTTCGTTCTTTTCCATTTTTAGTACTAATAATTGCACTTATTCCTTTTACGAAACTCTTAATAGGTAAGAGTATAGGAACCACGGCAGCTATAGTCCCATTAACGATAGGTGTAGCACCTTTTATAGCAAAATTAGTCCAAAATGCATTTAATGAAGTTGATTATGGAATTATTGAGGCTGCTAAAAGTTATGGTGCTAGTAGATTACAGATTATTTTTAAAGTGGTGCTTTATGAGGCATTGCCAGCATTAGTTAACGCTGCAACTCTTACCTTAATAGTTGTTATAGGCTATAGTGCTATGGCAGGAATTGTCGGAGGAGGTGGATTAGGAGACGTTGCAAATCGTTATGGTTATCAAAGGTTTAAGACTGATATTATGATAGAAACTGTAATAGTTTTAATAATTTTAGTTCAAGTAGTTCAGATTTGGGGTGATTTTGTAGAAAAAATTACGAGAAAAGGCAAAAATACGTTGCTTTATATATCAATAGCAATATTAATTTTTGTGTGTATTTATTCAGGTATTTAA
- a CDS encoding methionine ABC transporter ATP-binding protein, producing MIEIKNLKKFYGENCVINDVSLNIKKGEIFAIVGHSGAGKSTLLRCINALEKYQEGSLKVFGKEINALKESELRELRTEVGMIFQHFALMNRKTAYENIAMPLILHKKENIDKRVKELLNLVGLSEKANSYPANLSGGQKQRVAIARALALNPKILLSDEATSALDPATTNQILDLLKQINNDLGISIVLVTHEMEAVKRIAQNACLLEAGQIIGQGSITDIFQRPTKKMREFLSEDEVVPESGLNIRLIFPKEVAQNGVIAKMAKELNIDFSIVWGKIEKLNDIALGTLVININENDKKIVCEYIEKSGVLWEEV from the coding sequence ATGATTGAAATTAAAAATTTAAAGAAGTTTTATGGTGAAAATTGTGTAATAAACGATGTCAGTTTAAATATCAAAAAAGGTGAAATTTTTGCTATAGTTGGACATAGTGGTGCTGGAAAAAGCACGCTTTTAAGATGTATTAATGCATTAGAAAAATACCAAGAAGGCTCTCTTAAGGTTTTTGGAAAAGAAATTAATGCTTTAAAAGAAAGCGAGTTAAGAGAGTTAAGAACTGAAGTTGGGATGATTTTTCAACATTTTGCATTAATGAATAGAAAAACAGCTTATGAAAATATAGCTATGCCTTTAATTTTACATAAGAAAGAAAATATTGATAAAAGAGTAAAAGAATTATTAAATTTAGTAGGTCTTAGCGAAAAAGCTAATTCATATCCAGCAAATTTAAGTGGTGGTCAAAAGCAAAGGGTAGCTATAGCAAGAGCGTTAGCACTTAATCCTAAAATTTTATTAAGTGATGAGGCTACCAGTGCACTTGATCCAGCTACAACTAATCAGATTTTAGATTTATTAAAGCAAATTAATAATGATTTAGGAATTAGTATAGTTTTAGTAACTCATGAAATGGAGGCAGTAAAAAGAATAGCACAAAATGCATGTTTGCTTGAAGCTGGACAAATAATAGGTCAGGGTAGTATAACAGATATTTTTCAAAGACCAACTAAAAAAATGAGAGAATTTTTAAGTGAAGATGAAGTTGTTCCTGAAAGCGGTTTAAATATTCGCCTTATTTTTCCTAAAGAAGTTGCACAAAATGGTGTGATAGCAAAAATGGCTAAAGAATTAAATATAGATTTTTCAATAGTATGGGGAAAAATAGAAAAATTAAATGATATAGCATTGGGAACATTAGTGATAAACATTAATGAAAATGATAAAAAAATAGTGTGTGAGTATATAGAAAAATCAGGTGTATTATGGGAGGAAGTATGA
- the cmoA gene encoding carboxy-S-adenosyl-L-methionine synthase CmoA: MKDEIFSQNIIKQFEFDDKVVRVFDDMVTRSIPYYIQNQELIFSILSKVLPEKAKILDLGCSTANTLLMLSQRNDFQLFGLDNSVEMIKKATQKANDLGVKINFINEKIENILNLDGKFDAIICSYTLHFIRPLLRQDLLNKIYEKLNENGIFILCEKVLYEDKILQKNIIDIYENYKETQGYSRYEIAQKRAALENVLIPFTYDENINILKNAGFAKIDCFFRWINFCSLIAFK; this comes from the coding sequence ATGAAAGATGAAATTTTTTCACAAAATATTATAAAACAATTTGAATTTGATGATAAAGTTGTTCGTGTTTTTGATGATATGGTAACACGAAGTATTCCTTATTATATACAAAATCAAGAGTTAATTTTTAGTATTTTAAGTAAAGTTTTGCCAGAAAAAGCAAAGATTTTAGACTTAGGATGTTCAACTGCAAATACATTGCTTATGTTATCACAAAGAAATGATTTTCAATTATTTGGGCTTGATAATTCAGTGGAAATGATAAAAAAGGCTACACAAAAAGCGAATGATTTGGGTGTAAAAATAAATTTTATAAATGAAAAAATTGAAAATATTTTAAATTTAGACGGAAAATTTGATGCTATAATTTGCTCTTATACACTTCATTTTATAAGACCTCTTTTAAGACAAGATTTGCTTAATAAAATTTATGAAAAATTAAATGAAAATGGCATTTTTATTTTATGTGAAAAAGTTCTTTATGAAGATAAAATTTTACAAAAAAATATAATAGATATTTATGAAAATTATAAAGAAACTCAAGGATATTCAAGATATGAAATAGCTCAAAAAAGAGCCGCACTTGAAAATGTCTTAATTCCATTTACATATGATGAAAATATTAATATATTGAAAAATGCTGGTTTTGCAAAAATAGATTGTTTTTTTAGATGGATAAATTTTTGTTCTTTAATAGCTTTTAAATAA
- a CDS encoding bifunctional riboflavin kinase/FAD synthetase — translation MNIFTLLENNFIKASENELNSVTSIAIGCFDALHLGHFKLIERLDENGALLVVYKKNFGEITPPFLKEKIAKRKIFFVILDEIKEIDAYTFANNLRRSFIRLKYFVAGYDFRFGNNRQAHANELQNYSGIPCIVVDEFRLDGLSIHSSGIKNYLRNGELNTAIKLLGRPYEIIGKQIKGQGLGSKFFVPTINIDYKDYFLPKEGVYFAKIFLDDKEFYGAVFIGKRSTDDKIAVEVNILNNFYDFKFQQITIRFLEFFRENKRFDNFNELKIQIDDDIKKLTLRAKNER, via the coding sequence ATGAATATTTTTACGCTTTTAGAAAATAATTTTATCAAAGCTAGTGAAAATGAATTAAATAGTGTTACTAGTATTGCGATAGGGTGTTTTGATGCTTTGCATTTGGGTCATTTTAAACTCATAGAAAGATTAGATGAAAACGGAGCCTTGCTTGTAGTTTATAAAAAAAATTTTGGTGAAATAACACCACCTTTTTTAAAAGAAAAAATAGCTAAAAGAAAAATTTTTTTTGTTATTTTAGATGAGATTAAAGAAATTGATGCATATACTTTTGCAAATAATTTAAGGCGTTCTTTTATAAGACTTAAATATTTTGTAGCTGGATATGATTTTAGATTTGGAAATAATAGACAAGCACATGCTAATGAATTACAAAATTATAGCGGAATTCCTTGCATTGTAGTTGATGAATTTAGATTAGATGGTCTTAGTATTCATTCAAGTGGTATTAAAAATTATTTAAGAAATGGAGAATTAAATACAGCAATTAAGCTTTTAGGAAGACCTTATGAGATTATAGGAAAACAAATTAAAGGGCAAGGTTTAGGCTCTAAATTTTTTGTTCCAACAATTAATATAGATTATAAAGATTATTTTTTACCAAAGGAAGGTGTATATTTTGCTAAAATATTTTTAGATGATAAAGAATTTTACGGAGCAGTATTTATAGGAAAGCGTTCAACTGATGATAAAATAGCTGTAGAAGTAAATATATTAAATAATTTTTATGATTTTAAATTTCAACAAATTACCATTCGTTTTTTAGAATTTTTTAGAGAAAATAAAAGATTTGATAATTTTAACGAATTAAAAATACAAATTGATGATGATATAAAAAAACTTACATTGAGGGCTAAAAATGAAAGATGA
- a CDS encoding TlyA family RNA methyltransferase: MRADIFVSNNLKISRNKAAEMLKKGLILINDKIKKPSDDVNIDSICKVIDDIYVSRAAYKLKGFFDDFNLDISNFDCLDAGSSTGGFTQILLSKNVKSITCVDVGNNQLHISLRNIDKIKIYENTDIREFNVGTYDLVVSDLSFISTKIIMKDLIRLSKNYIIVLFKPQFEVGKNVKRNKKGVVIDEKAIKNACLEYEKEMAKLGLILEKKTISTLSGKEGNYEYFYAFRK; encoded by the coding sequence ATGAGAGCTGATATTTTTGTATCAAATAATCTTAAGATTAGCAGAAATAAAGCCGCAGAAATGTTAAAAAAAGGCTTGATTTTAATTAATGATAAAATAAAAAAACCAAGCGATGATGTAAATATAGATAGTATTTGTAAAGTAATTGATGATATTTATGTAAGTAGAGCAGCTTATAAATTAAAAGGTTTTTTTGATGATTTTAATTTAGATATAAGTAATTTTGATTGTCTTGATGCAGGTTCAAGCACTGGTGGTTTTACTCAAATTTTACTTAGTAAAAATGTAAAAAGTATAACTTGTGTAGATGTTGGCAATAATCAATTACATATTAGCTTAAGAAATATTGACAAAATAAAAATATATGAAAATACTGATATTAGAGAATTTAATGTAGGAACATATGATTTGGTTGTTAGTGATTTAAGTTTTATATCAACTAAAATTATAATGAAAGATTTAATAAGGCTTAGTAAAAATTATATAATAGTTCTTTTTAAACCACAATTTGAAGTAGGTAAAAATGTAAAACGAAATAAAAAAGGCGTAGTAATTGATGAAAAAGCTATAAAAAATGCTTGTTTAGAATATGAAAAAGAAATGGCGAAACTTGGATTAATTTTAGAAAAAAAAACAATTTCAACCTTGAGTGGTAAAGAGGGGAATTATGAATATTTTTACGCTTTTAGAAAATAA